The genomic region TTTTTGCCAATTGAGGGTTTTTTCCACCCGTGGGACTTCCTCCGTCAAGATTACTCAGAAGCGGCTACCCCAGCAAATAACTCGGCCAACGGGCGATCGGGCGCCTCCAAACGAGTGACAATTTCCACGATCTTATTGTACGATTCCACCTGAAACAGCGCTTCAACACAAGTTTCGGCGACTTTTTGGCGCGGGATGCTCCCTTCAAACAAAGTATCCGCCGACGACATGACGATCGCCTCGGGGGTTTCGTCGTTACGCAAGCCTCCCGGACGGACGATCGTGTAGGTCAGACCGCTTTGCTGTAGGTACTGCTCCGCTTGTTTTTTCCAGACGAGAATCAACCAGAAAAGGTTCAACGGGTGAAAGAGGCGCGACACGCACAAGGAAGAAACGAGGACGAAATGCTCGATCCCTTGGGTTTTGGCGACATCGACGAGGTTTTTCGTCCCTTCGTAATCGACCAGATACGGTTCGGTAAAATTCAAGCTGGGTTTGGCCCCCGTAGCGCACAACAGTACGGTAGAATCGGCGATCGCCTCGGCTAACTTATCCCGATTTAAAACATCGCCGACGACCAACTCCGCTTGGGGGGGTAACAGTTGGCGACCGAGTTCGAGATTGCGGACTAAAGCGCGCACGGGGATGTCGCGATCGACCAATTGTTGGACGATCCGACGTCCGGTTTCTCCGGTGGCTCCGGCTACAAATGCTTTCACGGATTTATGGTTCCTGACCGATTGAGTGGGTTACTATCCAAAATACGGTGTCAAGCCGGAGCGATCGACCCCTGACTCGATCTTAATCAAGTTCGATACCCTCATTTCGCCGTTGCTACGTTGATCTCGATCGCCAAACTCGGGATAGCTCGAACACAGTGGGGTTGCCGATTTCGGTTTACGATCGCAGTTAAATCCATCTTGTCGGATTTTACCAAACGCGCGATCGTCAAGTTTTTGCCACAAATTATCGCGAAATTACGGAGATCCGAGCCGATGGCAACACGTTAAGGTAGAAACAAGTAGGGTTAGGTGAAATCTGTCGAGCGGGTTTGCCACGATTCATTTAAGGTAGGGAATAGGGTTTATGCAGTCGAATTTTGCCAATGCAATGCCAAATGCCATCGACGCCGATCGCAGCGAGGCAGCGACTGAAATAGCGAGCGAACCGACTTGGTTTCAAGTTCATTTTGTCGGTTGTATGGAAATGTATGCCGATACGTCGGTGGTCGCGGACTATTTCGACGCCCATCAACAGTGGTTTCCACGCTGCGCCAAACCGATGAGTGCCGATCGCATTGGAGAAAACGGTTACGCACTGACGATCGGGCGTTTTGGCTCGTTTGGCTACGAAGTCGAGCCGAAAGTCGGTCTGCACCTGTTACCGCAACAAGAAGGACTCTACCTGATCGAAACGATCCCCGTTCCGGACTACACCCCGCCGGGTTACGACGTCGATTTTAAAGCGGCCCAACGGTTGATCGCAGCGATGCCGGACTATAGTGACTACAAGCTCGATGGCGTTGACTCTTTGCCGGATCGCATGACCCGGGTGGAATGGCATTTAGACCTGAAAGTGGCCGTCTTTTTCCCGAAATTCATCCAAGCTTTACCCCAATCGCTGATTCAGAAAACGGGCGATCGCCTCCTCGCTCAAATTGTCAAGCAAGTGTCGCGACGCTTGACTTATAAAGTGCAAGAAGATTTCCATC from Oxynema aestuarii AP17 harbors:
- a CDS encoding NAD(P)H-binding protein, whose product is MKAFVAGATGETGRRIVQQLVDRDIPVRALVRNLELGRQLLPPQAELVVGDVLNRDKLAEAIADSTVLLCATGAKPSLNFTEPYLVDYEGTKNLVDVAKTQGIEHFVLVSSLCVSRLFHPLNLFWLILVWKKQAEQYLQQSGLTYTIVRPGGLRNDETPEAIVMSSADTLFEGSIPRQKVAETCVEALFQVESYNKIVEIVTRLEAPDRPLAELFAGVAASE
- a CDS encoding DUF1997 domain-containing protein — protein: MQSNFANAMPNAIDADRSEAATEIASEPTWFQVHFVGCMEMYADTSVVADYFDAHQQWFPRCAKPMSADRIGENGYALTIGRFGSFGYEVEPKVGLHLLPQQEGLYLIETIPVPDYTPPGYDVDFKAAQRLIAAMPDYSDYKLDGVDSLPDRMTRVEWHLDLKVAVFFPKFIQALPQSLIQKTGDRLLAQIVKQVSRRLTYKVQEDFHQSQGEATFELFKKIWSKNRRREVCHECTPTDESNGAIAPEAIESVNEA